The following are from one region of the Mycolicibacterium diernhoferi genome:
- a CDS encoding M20 family metallopeptidase — MIATSDAQTLAIVDKHIDIDRLVTTVQEICRIPSVLGEEGAYSAYLVDMMRRSGFDAAASQPVLPDRPNATGHIDFGTGGRTVVLTGHIDTKPPSHGWTLTEPYSGELIDGAIYGQGIMDMKAALVCQLIAMEALRASGIELNGRLAFAGVVDHMGDQRGAIEYFAHHDADLAVLGECSGSQVYLGHRGRYYFDITVRGLSAHTCHKPTAINANLLAAHAIIELDASKLEPQLEDWVLELFGPETYMVPGRVYGGLPPGGPSMIPDECVIRVDCRPQPGVTIEQVRAEIDRCLDGARERDPRFQAEVVLADVKDGYLVKRDDEVAATMIRALAAVRGHESPVSVGNWLGDTSSVGHQVPTIIFGPGSERAYAANEHLTVDEIVEAARAYAMFAALSMSPDPTRDTL, encoded by the coding sequence GTGATAGCGACATCCGATGCTCAGACGTTGGCCATCGTCGACAAGCACATCGACATCGACCGGCTGGTGACGACCGTGCAGGAAATCTGCCGGATCCCCAGCGTGCTGGGCGAGGAAGGTGCGTACTCGGCCTACCTCGTGGACATGATGCGCAGATCCGGATTCGATGCAGCGGCATCCCAGCCCGTCCTCCCGGATCGGCCGAACGCCACCGGACACATCGATTTCGGTACCGGTGGCCGGACCGTGGTGCTGACCGGGCACATCGACACCAAGCCGCCGTCGCACGGATGGACGCTCACCGAACCGTACTCGGGGGAGTTGATCGACGGCGCGATCTACGGCCAAGGAATCATGGACATGAAGGCGGCCCTGGTATGCCAGCTGATCGCCATGGAAGCCCTGCGCGCCAGTGGAATCGAACTCAACGGCAGACTGGCCTTCGCCGGCGTCGTCGATCACATGGGCGACCAGCGCGGGGCCATCGAGTACTTTGCGCATCACGATGCCGATCTGGCGGTGCTCGGCGAGTGCTCGGGCAGTCAGGTTTATCTGGGTCATCGCGGCCGGTACTACTTCGACATCACCGTGCGCGGACTGAGCGCCCACACCTGCCATAAGCCGACCGCGATCAATGCGAACCTCCTTGCCGCACACGCCATCATCGAACTGGACGCGTCGAAACTGGAGCCGCAGCTTGAGGACTGGGTGCTTGAACTGTTCGGCCCGGAGACCTACATGGTGCCAGGCCGGGTGTACGGCGGGCTGCCACCCGGCGGGCCGTCGATGATTCCCGACGAATGCGTCATCCGGGTGGACTGCCGGCCGCAGCCGGGCGTGACGATCGAGCAGGTACGCGCCGAGATCGACCGCTGTTTGGACGGTGCGCGGGAACGCGACCCGCGGTTCCAGGCCGAGGTGGTGCTCGCCGACGTCAAGGACGGTTACCTGGTGAAGCGCGACGATGAGGTGGCCGCCACCATGATCCGGGCGTTGGCCGCAGTCCGCGGACACGAATCACCGGTCTCGGTAGGCAATTGGTTGGGCGACACTTCCAGTGTCGGGCACCAGGTTCCCACCATCATCTTCGGTCCGGGCTCTGAGCGCGCCTACGCGGCGAACGAGCACCTGACCGTGGACGAGATCGTGGAGGCGGCCCGCGCATACGCCATGTTCGCGGCGCTGAGCATGTCCCCGGACCCCACCCGCGACACCCTCTGA
- a CDS encoding ABC transporter substrate-binding protein, with translation MKMSTWVAASAAAATALALAGCSSGKTSESSTDADGATAATLMLPFPRGIFWSPLVVAEEQGYFADEGLDLTIEEADGSGFVTQQLISGNLDYGFSGAASAVVAAEKDPNLRIPMCYPASNIFIIVTPEGSDVASVADLRGKTLGITEAGGGEEPIVNAALAEAGMKPGADVTLLPIGGAGPQSLTALQNGTVDAYATSFADLATFTAAGNKFTDITPSSLDVIPGDCMVTTAAALADPAKREIGVKIARAYTKGAAFIDANPEGALDIVCKAVPEECTDMNYAKVYFDEVRRYAGNYQPGTPYGAVTADGWETTVKVLADSGVIEGTVDPVAIGTGEDIADLQSEYSDIDLPAVQKDAQQYAP, from the coding sequence ATGAAGATGTCCACCTGGGTCGCCGCCAGCGCGGCCGCCGCAACCGCCCTCGCTCTTGCCGGGTGCTCATCCGGCAAGACTTCGGAATCCAGCACCGATGCCGACGGAGCCACGGCCGCCACACTGATGCTTCCGTTCCCCCGCGGAATCTTCTGGTCCCCGTTGGTCGTCGCGGAAGAGCAGGGCTACTTCGCCGACGAAGGGTTGGATCTGACCATCGAAGAGGCCGACGGCTCAGGCTTTGTCACGCAGCAGTTGATCTCCGGCAATCTCGACTACGGCTTCTCCGGCGCGGCCAGTGCCGTGGTGGCCGCCGAGAAGGATCCCAACCTGCGCATTCCGATGTGCTACCCGGCCAGCAATATCTTCATCATCGTGACCCCTGAGGGGTCGGACGTCGCCTCGGTGGCCGATCTGCGCGGCAAGACGCTCGGGATCACCGAGGCCGGCGGCGGCGAGGAGCCGATCGTGAACGCGGCGTTGGCCGAAGCCGGGATGAAGCCTGGAGCCGACGTCACCCTGCTGCCGATCGGCGGTGCGGGCCCGCAGTCGCTGACCGCCTTGCAGAACGGGACGGTGGACGCCTACGCCACCAGCTTCGCCGATCTGGCCACCTTCACCGCGGCCGGAAACAAATTCACCGATATCACCCCGAGCTCGCTGGACGTCATTCCCGGCGACTGCATGGTGACCACCGCCGCAGCCTTGGCCGATCCCGCCAAGCGGGAGATCGGCGTCAAGATCGCCCGCGCCTACACCAAGGGCGCAGCATTCATCGACGCCAATCCCGAAGGTGCACTGGACATCGTGTGCAAGGCGGTGCCGGAGGAATGCACCGACATGAACTACGCGAAGGTGTACTTCGACGAGGTCCGCCGCTACGCCGGCAACTACCAGCCCGGTACCCCGTACGGCGCGGTGACCGCTGACGGCTGGGAGACCACCGTGAAGGTGTTAGCCGATTCCGGGGTGATCGAAGGCACCGTCGACCCCGTCGCCATCGGCACCGGCGAGGACATCGCCGACCTCCAGTCCGAATACTCCGACATCGACCTGCCCGCCGTACAAAAGGATGCACAGCAGTATGCGCCGTGA
- a CDS encoding ABC transporter ATP-binding protein — protein sequence MTKVYRSDSGPVAALDRIDLDIAEGEFVSLLGPSGCGKSTLLHIVAGLTEATSGRVSIAGSPARADRTDVSIMLQRPVLFPWKNVLENVMLPAKLQGSTASEAKDAAMHFLELTGLGDFATKQVWELSGGMKQRVSLARALATDPPVLLMDEPFSALDEFTRERLNVELARLHDEHGRTTLFVTHNITEAVFLSDRIVTMRPRPGGVVDVIDIALPRPRTASQATSAAAIELAAEVRGSIAAYL from the coding sequence GTGACCAAGGTCTACCGGAGCGACAGTGGCCCGGTGGCTGCGCTGGACCGGATCGACCTCGACATCGCCGAGGGCGAGTTCGTCTCTCTGCTCGGCCCCAGCGGCTGCGGAAAATCCACCCTGCTGCACATCGTGGCGGGCCTCACCGAAGCCACCTCCGGCCGGGTCAGCATCGCAGGCAGCCCGGCGAGGGCGGACCGCACCGACGTGTCGATCATGTTGCAACGCCCCGTGCTCTTTCCCTGGAAGAACGTGCTGGAAAACGTGATGTTGCCGGCCAAGCTGCAGGGCAGCACTGCGTCGGAGGCCAAGGATGCAGCCATGCATTTCCTGGAGCTCACCGGTCTGGGCGATTTCGCGACCAAACAGGTGTGGGAGCTGTCAGGTGGAATGAAACAGCGAGTCAGCCTGGCCCGCGCGCTCGCCACCGACCCGCCGGTACTACTGATGGACGAGCCGTTCTCGGCCCTCGACGAATTCACAAGGGAGCGACTGAATGTCGAGCTTGCGCGTCTGCACGACGAGCATGGCCGCACGACCTTGTTCGTGACGCACAACATCACCGAAGCGGTGTTCCTGTCCGACCGGATCGTCACCATGAGACCTCGGCCCGGTGGCGTCGTCGACGTCATCGACATCGCGCTGCCCCGTCCGCGTACCGCCAGTCAGGCCACCTCAGCGGCTGCCATCGAGCTCGCGGCCGAGGTTCGTGGCTCCATCGCCGCCTATCTGTGA
- a CDS encoding ABC transporter permease yields the protein MSSPDSTFTQPVLPPEPSRASSIWRRTWPPTSVVLTIIAIWETVVTLDWVNQLILPAPSAIMSSLAAMITEPFFWEAAQATMTETLAGFLIGIVTAWVLGTLLGMSDLARRALYPIVVAFQITPRIAFAPIFLTWFGFGLESKIVMAATICFFPLLLNVLVGMETVDRDARTLMRSFGASRWQEYRELTLPASLPLILAGIKNAVTLALIGAIVAEFVGASVGMGVLSKTFSFQLDVASSFAVIIALMFFGLVLYGIVELIDKKLVYWRDRS from the coding sequence ATGAGCTCGCCGGACAGCACCTTCACCCAACCGGTCCTGCCACCGGAACCCAGCCGGGCATCCTCGATTTGGCGCCGGACCTGGCCCCCGACCTCGGTAGTGCTGACGATCATCGCGATCTGGGAAACGGTGGTCACCCTCGACTGGGTGAACCAGCTCATCCTGCCGGCACCGTCGGCGATCATGAGCAGTCTGGCTGCAATGATCACCGAACCGTTCTTCTGGGAGGCCGCACAAGCCACCATGACCGAGACCCTGGCAGGGTTTCTCATCGGCATCGTGACGGCCTGGGTGCTGGGCACCCTGCTCGGCATGTCGGACCTGGCGAGACGGGCCCTGTACCCCATCGTCGTCGCATTCCAGATCACCCCGCGAATTGCGTTCGCACCGATCTTCCTGACCTGGTTCGGCTTCGGCCTCGAGTCGAAGATCGTTATGGCAGCAACCATTTGCTTCTTCCCGCTGCTGCTCAATGTGCTCGTCGGGATGGAGACGGTGGATCGCGACGCCCGTACCCTCATGCGGTCGTTCGGCGCCAGCCGCTGGCAGGAGTACCGCGAACTCACCCTGCCGGCCTCCCTGCCGCTGATTCTTGCCGGCATCAAGAACGCGGTCACCCTGGCGCTGATCGGTGCCATCGTCGCCGAATTCGTCGGTGCTTCGGTCGGAATGGGCGTACTGTCCAAGACCTTCAGCTTCCAGCTCGATGTCGCGTCCTCGTTCGCCGTGATCATCGCGCTGATGTTCTTCGGTCTGGTGCTCTACGGCATCGTCGAGCTCATCGACAAGAAGCTCGTCTATTGGCGGGATCGCTCTTGA
- a CDS encoding GntR family transcriptional regulator, translating to MDLQQVKDRVYQRLREDLISQEIPPGAALKEIPLSERFGVSKTPIREALARLESDGLVEIAPYRGARAKWYTARDFDHLYEARFVVQAECLQRITENPDSPAAKALLANVQRSTELLAAEQYDELVTEIDRFDEILFSAIDNDVLREVIDRIATHFRRIGRNTMTEARFKSSVEEHNEIVKAARDGNQKRARDRLLRHSDHTKADLLALLRSTEEGMVADS from the coding sequence ATGGATCTTCAACAGGTTAAAGACCGTGTCTACCAACGGCTTCGCGAGGACCTCATCTCTCAGGAGATCCCTCCCGGCGCAGCGCTCAAAGAAATCCCGCTCTCCGAACGGTTCGGGGTGAGCAAGACTCCGATCAGGGAAGCCCTGGCTCGTCTGGAAAGTGACGGCCTCGTCGAAATCGCCCCGTACCGGGGGGCCCGCGCCAAGTGGTACACCGCGCGCGACTTCGACCACCTCTACGAGGCACGGTTCGTCGTCCAGGCCGAATGCCTGCAACGGATCACCGAGAACCCGGACTCACCGGCCGCCAAGGCCCTGCTGGCCAACGTCCAACGTTCCACGGAACTGCTGGCGGCCGAGCAGTACGACGAACTCGTCACCGAGATCGACCGGTTCGACGAGATCCTGTTCAGCGCGATCGACAACGATGTCCTCCGCGAAGTCATCGACCGGATCGCGACGCACTTTCGCCGCATCGGCCGGAACACTATGACCGAGGCCCGATTCAAGTCCTCCGTCGAGGAGCACAACGAGATCGTGAAGGCCGCCCGGGACGGCAATCAGAAGCGGGCCAGGGATCGGCTGCTCAGGCACAGTGACCACACCAAAGCCGATCTGCTCGCCCTCTTACGCTCGACCGAAGAGGGCATGGTTGCGGACTCGTAA
- a CDS encoding oxygenase MpaB family protein, which translates to MTAAQDSAPSSEQAAIPLGPDSLTWKYFGDLRTGLLGVWVGSIQNMYPELGAGVEDHSILLREPLQRVARSVYPIMGVVYDGDRAAQTGEQIKGFHKDIKGTDGQGRRYHALNPDTFYWAHATFFMLIIKTAEYFCGGLTEAEKHQLFDEHVQWYRMYGMSMRPVPDSWEDFQVYWDRKCREELEINQATLDIFTMRIPKPWFVLMPTAVWDQLFKPMVDAQRWVAAGVFDAPVREKAGMRWTPGDEILLRLLGKAVSVAFTAVPDEIRLHPRAVAAYRRASGRAPADAPLVEAPGFMAPPPDRRGLSMHYQPPQRSLLDRAGSLVHTTFSLAGLSRLPSLRSPRKPEANREVA; encoded by the coding sequence ATGACTGCAGCACAAGATTCCGCACCGTCCAGCGAGCAGGCGGCCATCCCGCTCGGCCCCGATTCCCTGACCTGGAAGTACTTCGGTGACCTGCGCACCGGACTGCTCGGGGTATGGGTCGGTTCGATCCAGAACATGTATCCCGAACTCGGCGCCGGCGTCGAGGACCACTCGATCCTGCTGCGTGAGCCGCTGCAGCGGGTCGCCCGCTCGGTGTACCCGATCATGGGCGTGGTCTACGACGGGGACCGCGCCGCGCAGACCGGTGAGCAGATCAAGGGCTTCCACAAGGACATCAAGGGCACCGACGGGCAGGGACGCCGCTACCACGCGCTCAACCCGGACACCTTCTACTGGGCGCACGCCACCTTCTTCATGCTCATCATCAAGACCGCCGAGTACTTCTGCGGCGGGCTGACCGAGGCCGAGAAGCACCAACTGTTCGACGAGCACGTGCAGTGGTACCGGATGTACGGCATGAGCATGCGCCCGGTGCCGGACAGCTGGGAGGACTTCCAGGTCTACTGGGACCGCAAGTGCCGCGAGGAGCTGGAGATCAACCAGGCCACCCTGGACATCTTCACCATGCGGATCCCCAAGCCCTGGTTCGTCCTGATGCCCACCGCGGTCTGGGATCAGCTGTTCAAACCGATGGTCGACGCGCAGCGCTGGGTGGCCGCCGGGGTGTTCGATGCCCCGGTACGGGAGAAGGCCGGGATGCGCTGGACCCCCGGCGACGAGATCCTGTTGCGGCTCCTGGGCAAGGCGGTCTCGGTGGCGTTCACCGCGGTACCCGACGAGATCCGGCTGCATCCGCGCGCGGTCGCCGCCTATCGGCGCGCCTCGGGCAGGGCACCCGCCGACGCCCCGCTGGTGGAGGCGCCCGGGTTCATGGCGCCGCCGCCGGATCGGCGCGGTCTGTCGATGCATTACCAACCCCCACAGCGCTCCCTGTTGGACCGGGCGGGATCATTGGTGCACACCACCTTCTCGCTCGCCGGGCTGAGCCGACTCCCGTCGCTTCGCTCACCCCGGAAGCCGGAAGCCAATCGAGAGGTTGCTTGA
- a CDS encoding acyl-CoA dehydrogenase family protein, producing the protein MLEWSDVDIAVRDAVREFIDKEIRPNIDALESGEMEPYPIVRKLFATFGIDQMAKESLERRLSRLREGGDSAKTPKASGSMFGGGPDQAGMGFVLISELCRVSMGIVTGLGVSLGLTVPTIQSRGTLAQQERWLPGLVTYEKIGAWAITEPDSGSDAFGGMKSYVTRDGDDYILNGQKTFITNGPDADVVVVYAKLDEPGVDKRDRKVLTFVLDKGMEGFVQSKPFHKMGIHSSRTGELFFNNVRLGRDRLLGETEDNKSGDGRDSARSSFSTERIGVAAMALGVIEECLRLSVDYAKTRVLWGKEIGQFQLIQLKLANMEVARMNVRNMLFRVIESAKEGKSISLAEASAIKWYCSQAATDVAMEAVQLFGGNGYMSEYRVEQLARDAKSLMIYAGSNEVQITHVARGLLSD; encoded by the coding sequence ATGCTGGAATGGTCTGACGTCGATATCGCCGTGCGCGATGCGGTACGGGAATTCATCGACAAGGAGATCCGCCCGAATATCGATGCGCTGGAGAGCGGCGAGATGGAGCCCTACCCCATCGTCCGCAAGCTGTTCGCCACCTTCGGTATCGACCAGATGGCCAAGGAATCGTTGGAGCGCAGGCTGTCTCGGCTGCGCGAGGGCGGCGACTCCGCCAAGACCCCGAAGGCGTCGGGGTCCATGTTCGGCGGCGGCCCCGACCAGGCCGGCATGGGTTTCGTGTTGATCAGCGAGTTGTGCCGGGTCTCCATGGGCATCGTCACCGGATTGGGTGTCAGCCTGGGCCTGACGGTACCGACCATCCAGAGCCGCGGCACCCTGGCCCAGCAGGAGCGCTGGCTGCCCGGCCTGGTGACCTACGAGAAGATCGGCGCCTGGGCCATCACCGAACCGGATTCCGGCTCGGATGCCTTCGGCGGCATGAAGTCCTACGTCACCCGCGACGGCGACGACTACATCCTCAACGGGCAGAAGACATTCATCACCAACGGCCCCGACGCGGACGTGGTGGTGGTCTACGCAAAGCTCGACGAGCCGGGTGTCGACAAGCGCGACCGCAAGGTGCTGACCTTCGTCCTGGACAAGGGCATGGAGGGCTTCGTGCAGTCGAAGCCGTTCCACAAGATGGGCATTCATTCCTCACGCACCGGCGAGCTGTTCTTCAACAATGTGCGCCTGGGCCGCGACCGGCTGCTGGGTGAGACCGAGGACAACAAGTCCGGCGACGGCCGCGACAGCGCCCGGTCCAGCTTCTCCACCGAACGCATCGGGGTGGCGGCGATGGCGCTCGGCGTCATCGAGGAATGCCTGCGGCTGTCGGTCGATTACGCCAAGACCCGGGTGCTCTGGGGCAAGGAGATCGGCCAGTTCCAGCTGATCCAGCTGAAGCTGGCGAACATGGAAGTCGCCCGGATGAACGTGCGCAACATGCTGTTCCGCGTCATCGAGTCGGCCAAGGAGGGTAAGTCGATCTCACTGGCGGAGGCCTCGGCGATCAAGTGGTACTGCTCGCAGGCCGCCACCGATGTCGCGATGGAGGCTGTGCAGCTCTTCGGCGGCAACGGCTATATGAGCGAATACCGGGTGGAGCAGCTGGCCCGCGACGCCAAGTCGCTGATGATCTACGCCGGCAGCAACGAGGTCCAGATCACCCACGTGGCACGGGGACTGCTCAGCGACTGA
- a CDS encoding TrmH family RNA methyltransferase, with translation MTPLTEKSNRVAAAIKLQRPAGRRHAARFLAEGPNLVEAALRRGVVSEVFVTEDALARFDSLIAGAPVHVVTDKAAKALSDTVTPVGLIAVCDIPEVALADVLDGPKLVAVAVETSDPGNAGTLIRLADAMGADALILAGDSVDPYNPKCLRSSAGSIFGTRVLSVPDPVDLVGALRAVGLQVLATTLDGSAPLPSVDLSRPTAWLFGSEAHGLSPEVAAAADTQVTIPMRGSAESLNVAAAAAICLYQSAQALG, from the coding sequence CTGACACCCCTTACGGAAAAGTCCAATCGGGTAGCTGCGGCGATCAAGCTGCAGCGTCCCGCCGGACGTCGCCACGCCGCACGTTTCCTGGCCGAAGGTCCCAACCTGGTCGAGGCAGCGTTGCGGCGTGGCGTCGTTTCCGAGGTGTTCGTCACCGAGGATGCCCTCGCCCGCTTCGATTCGCTGATCGCCGGCGCACCGGTGCACGTGGTCACCGACAAGGCCGCGAAGGCGTTGTCGGACACCGTGACCCCGGTCGGGTTGATCGCGGTGTGCGACATCCCGGAGGTGGCCCTGGCCGATGTGCTGGACGGCCCGAAACTGGTCGCCGTCGCGGTCGAGACCTCGGATCCGGGTAATGCCGGCACCCTGATCCGGCTCGCCGACGCCATGGGCGCCGACGCGTTGATCCTGGCCGGGGACAGTGTCGATCCGTACAACCCGAAATGCCTGCGCTCCTCGGCGGGCAGCATCTTCGGGACCCGGGTGCTGTCGGTGCCCGACCCCGTCGACCTCGTCGGCGCACTGCGCGCGGTCGGGCTGCAGGTACTGGCCACCACGCTGGACGGGTCGGCACCGCTGCCGTCGGTGGATCTGAGCCGGCCGACGGCCTGGTTGTTCGGCTCCGAGGCGCACGGGTTGTCCCCGGAGGTCGCCGCCGCCGCCGACACCCAGGTGACCATCCCGATGCGGGGCAGCGCGGAAAGTCTCAACGTGGCGGCGGCCGCGGCGATCTGCCTCTACCAGAGCGCACAAGCCCTGGGCTGA
- the rplT gene encoding 50S ribosomal protein L20, which produces MARVKRAVNAQKKRRTVLKASKGYRGQRSRLYRKAKEQQLHSLTYAYRDRRARKGEFRKLWISRINAAARANDITYNRLIQGLKAAGVEVDRKNLSEIAISDPAAFTALVEVAKAALPEDVNAPSGEAA; this is translated from the coding sequence ATGGCACGCGTGAAGCGCGCAGTCAACGCTCAAAAGAAGCGGCGCACAGTACTCAAGGCGTCCAAGGGCTACCGCGGCCAGCGGTCGCGCCTGTACCGCAAGGCCAAGGAACAGCAGCTGCACTCCTTGACCTACGCCTACCGCGACCGTCGCGCTCGCAAGGGCGAGTTCCGCAAGCTGTGGATCTCCCGCATCAACGCTGCGGCCCGCGCCAACGACATCACCTACAACCGCCTGATCCAGGGCCTCAAGGCCGCCGGTGTCGAGGTGGACCGCAAGAACCTGTCCGAGATCGCCATCAGCGATCCGGCCGCGTTCACCGCGCTGGTCGAGGTTGCCAAGGCAGCCCTGCCGGAGGATGTCAACGCACCGTCGGGCGAAGCCGCCTGA
- the rpmI gene encoding 50S ribosomal protein L35, which translates to MPKAKTHSGASKRFRVTGSGKIVRQKAGKRHLLEHKPSKQTRRLDGRTVVAANDTARVKKMLNG; encoded by the coding sequence ATGCCCAAGGCAAAAACTCACAGCGGCGCATCGAAGCGCTTCCGCGTCACCGGCAGCGGCAAGATCGTCCGCCAGAAGGCCGGCAAGCGCCACCTGCTTGAGCACAAGCCGAGCAAGCAGACCCGTCGTCTCGACGGCCGCACCGTCGTTGCCGCCAACGACACCGCCCGCGTCAAGAAGATGCTGAACGGCTGA
- the infC gene encoding translation initiation factor IF-3 has protein sequence MLVVWLLPAGPALHTVVARADNVGGPISTETRINERIRVPEVRLIGPNGEQVGIVRIEDALRVAVDADLDLVEVAPDAKPPVCKIMDYGKFKYETALKERESRKNQQQTVVKEQKLRPKIDDHDYQTKKGHVVRFLEAGSKVKVTIMFRGREQSRPELGYRLLQRLGADVADYGFVETSAKQDGRNMTMVLAPHRGAKTRAKAAHDADAPTPRSGGAAAPAAPAEPTQPTEPTQN, from the coding sequence ATGCTGGTGGTGTGGCTTCTCCCTGCTGGCCCGGCGCTCCATACGGTCGTGGCACGAGCAGACAACGTAGGAGGCCCCATCAGCACTGAGACCCGCATCAACGAGCGTATCCGCGTACCTGAAGTCCGCCTTATCGGACCGAATGGCGAACAGGTAGGCATTGTTCGCATCGAGGATGCTCTCCGCGTCGCCGTTGACGCCGATCTCGATCTTGTCGAGGTAGCCCCAGACGCCAAACCCCCGGTTTGCAAGATCATGGACTACGGCAAGTTCAAGTACGAGACGGCACTCAAGGAGCGCGAGTCTCGCAAGAACCAGCAGCAGACCGTCGTCAAGGAGCAGAAGCTCCGGCCGAAGATCGACGATCACGACTACCAGACGAAGAAGGGCCATGTGGTCCGCTTCCTGGAGGCCGGGTCGAAGGTCAAGGTCACCATCATGTTCCGCGGTCGCGAGCAGTCCCGTCCCGAACTGGGTTACCGACTGCTGCAGCGCCTCGGCGCCGACGTGGCTGACTACGGTTTCGTCGAGACCTCCGCCAAGCAGGACGGCCGCAACATGACGATGGTGCTGGCGCCGCACCGCGGCGCGAAGACCCGCGCCAAGGCGGCCCACGACGCCGACGCCCCGACACCGCGCTCCGGCGGTGCAGCGGCACCGGCTGCGCCGGCTGAACCAACGCAGCCCACTGAGCCCACGCAGAACTGA
- a CDS encoding DUF1844 domain-containing protein, producing the protein MTDDQKTPSDAEPQVRELAEIPAVEVITRSAVMLMSAAAEKIGLGAEDPDDSPHRDLDEARRLITALAGLVTASAEFLGLHAGPLRDGLKSLQLAFREASAAPDEPGHGPGEKYTGPVW; encoded by the coding sequence ATGACCGATGATCAGAAAACTCCTTCCGACGCAGAGCCCCAGGTAAGGGAGCTCGCCGAGATTCCCGCCGTCGAGGTCATCACCCGTTCGGCCGTCATGCTGATGAGCGCCGCCGCCGAGAAGATCGGGCTGGGCGCCGAGGATCCCGACGACAGTCCACACCGTGACCTCGACGAAGCCCGCCGGCTGATCACCGCGCTGGCCGGCTTGGTCACCGCCTCCGCGGAGTTCCTCGGCCTGCACGCCGGACCGCTGCGCGATGGCCTCAAGAGCCTGCAACTGGCTTTCCGGGAGGCCAGTGCGGCACCGGACGAGCCCGGCCACGGCCCCGGCGAGAAGTACACCGGCCCGGTCTGGTGA